Proteins from a genomic interval of Deinococcus detaillensis:
- a CDS encoding alpha/beta fold hydrolase, whose product MRPPRIITETFSSGTRTLRYTRQGAGPPIILIHGLSGSGRWWRFNAPALAASHEVLTLELLGGVGVQEAARLIGAWMEQLDLPPCAVLGHSMGGQIALYVAAASPQRVSRLILACASGLLHAAWWKVALNLPRAGFSGRPRFMPVVLRDSLRTGLPNLYRSARDLLRDDVEALLPTIQVPTLVIWGSRDPLVPPHLGQLLAQRLPNARYTEIAHAGHVVMVDQPAAFNRAVIGFLAQPLAGEA is encoded by the coding sequence GTGCGCCCGCCTCGTATCATCACCGAAACGTTCAGCTCAGGGACGCGCACTCTCCGCTACACCCGTCAGGGCGCGGGGCCGCCGATCATTCTCATTCATGGTCTGAGCGGTTCGGGGCGCTGGTGGCGCTTCAATGCGCCCGCGCTGGCCGCCTCCCACGAAGTCCTGACTTTAGAACTGCTCGGCGGAGTCGGCGTGCAGGAAGCGGCTCGGCTGATCGGCGCATGGATGGAGCAGCTCGATTTGCCGCCGTGTGCCGTACTGGGACATAGCATGGGCGGCCAAATCGCGCTGTACGTGGCGGCAGCCTCGCCCCAGCGGGTCAGCCGCCTGATTTTGGCCTGTGCCAGCGGCTTACTTCACGCGGCTTGGTGGAAAGTGGCGCTCAATTTGCCGCGTGCGGGCTTTTCAGGTCGTCCCCGCTTTATGCCGGTGGTGCTGCGCGATTCACTCAGAACCGGCCTGCCCAATCTTTACCGCTCAGCCCGCGATTTGCTGCGCGACGATGTGGAAGCGCTGCTGCCAACCATTCAGGTGCCCACCTTGGTCATCTGGGGCTCGCGTGATCCGCTGGTGCCGCCGCACCTCGGCCAATTGCTGGCCCAACGCCTGCCTAATGCCCGGTACACCGAAATTGCCCACGCCGGACATGTGGTGATGGTCGATCAGCCTGCCGCCTTTAACCGCGCCGTGATCGGCTTCCTGGCTCAGCCACTGGCCGGAGAGGCATGA
- the rho gene encoding transcription termination factor Rho, producing the protein MNDHLGTETLPFHELQQKILPELHLIAAQAGIENYRKLKKDALSLAIMERQAEREGQTLARGYLEISPDGYGFLQGDLLDPSSRTVLITAGIIKQFLLRSGDEVIGRARRPRENERYGSLIQVEAVNNLSPETAKLRPRFDDLTPTFPDQQLVLEEPGVADSVSLRVVDLLVPIGRGQRALIVAPPKAGKTTLLKKIANSITRNYPDVTVIVLLVDERPEEVTDFRESVQGAQVIASTFDEPPQHHIRVAEFVHERARRLVEDGGHVVILLDSITRLARANNLVTPPTGRTLSGGLDSNALHWPKRFLGAARNIREGGSLTILATALVETGSRMDDVIFEEFKGTGNAELVLSRRLEERRIFPAMDITKSSTRRDELLLDPAVLNKMWLLRKVISDMDPADAMEMLLSRMGKTRNNQEFLATLGGG; encoded by the coding sequence GTGAATGACCATCTGGGCACCGAAACTTTGCCCTTCCACGAACTTCAACAAAAGATCTTGCCAGAGCTGCACCTGATTGCTGCTCAGGCGGGCATCGAAAATTACCGCAAGCTCAAAAAAGACGCGCTGTCGCTGGCCATCATGGAGCGCCAAGCCGAGCGCGAAGGGCAGACGCTGGCACGCGGCTACCTCGAGATCAGTCCCGACGGCTACGGCTTTTTGCAGGGCGACTTGCTCGATCCTTCCTCGCGCACGGTGCTGATTACGGCGGGCATCATCAAGCAGTTTCTGCTGCGCAGCGGTGACGAGGTGATTGGCCGCGCCCGCCGCCCCCGCGAAAACGAGCGCTACGGCTCGCTGATTCAGGTTGAGGCCGTGAACAACCTCTCGCCCGAAACCGCCAAGCTGCGCCCGCGTTTTGACGACTTGACCCCGACATTTCCCGATCAGCAACTGGTCTTGGAAGAACCCGGCGTGGCCGACAGCGTCAGCTTGCGGGTGGTGGATTTGCTGGTGCCGATTGGGCGCGGCCAGCGGGCGCTTATCGTCGCGCCGCCCAAAGCCGGCAAGACCACCCTGCTCAAAAAAATCGCCAACTCGATCACCCGCAATTACCCCGACGTTACAGTGATTGTGCTGCTGGTCGACGAGCGCCCCGAAGAAGTCACCGACTTCCGCGAGAGCGTGCAGGGCGCACAGGTGATCGCCTCGACGTTTGATGAGCCGCCGCAGCACCACATCCGGGTGGCCGAGTTCGTGCATGAACGCGCCCGCCGCTTGGTGGAAGACGGCGGCCACGTGGTGATCTTGCTCGACTCGATTACCCGCCTCGCCCGCGCCAACAACCTGGTCACGCCGCCCACCGGACGCACGCTCTCGGGTGGCCTAGACTCCAACGCCCTGCACTGGCCTAAGCGCTTTCTGGGCGCGGCCCGCAACATCCGGGAGGGCGGCAGCCTCACCATTTTGGCCACGGCTTTGGTCGAAACCGGCTCACGCATGGACGACGTGATTTTTGAAGAATTTAAAGGCACCGGCAACGCTGAACTGGTGCTCAGCCGCCGTTTGGAAGAGCGCCGCATTTTTCCAGCCATGGACATCACCAAGTCGTCTACCCGCCGCGATGAGCTGCTGCTCGACCCCGCCGTGCTCAACAAAATGTGGCTGCTGCGAAAAGTCATCTCGGACATGGACCCCGCCGACGCCATGGAAATGCTGCTCTCACGGATGGGCAAGACCCGCAACAATCAGGAATTCTTGGCGACGTTGGGCGGCGGCTGA
- the pdxS gene encoding pyridoxal 5'-phosphate synthase lyase subunit PdxS: MTDQHSQTQQGTPEIKFGFAEMFKGGVIMDVVTPEHARIAEAAGATAVMALERVPADIRKDGGVARMSDPSMIKEIIAAVTIPVMAKARIGHFVEAQILQSLGVDFIDESEVLTPADESYHIEKSKFNVPFVCGAKNLGEALRRIGEGASMIRTKGEAGTGDVVEAVRHARNILGEIRSIQARPSEELMSVARDLQAPYHLVQYVHQYGKLPVVNFAAGGIATPADAALMMQLGLDGVFVGSGIFKSGGGDLAQIEKRARAIVKAVTHFDNPDILAEVSENLGLPMTGINIDSLIPEERLASRGW, translated from the coding sequence ATGACTGACCAACATTCCCAGACCCAGCAAGGCACCCCTGAAATCAAGTTCGGCTTCGCCGAGATGTTCAAAGGCGGCGTGATCATGGACGTGGTGACGCCCGAGCACGCCCGAATCGCCGAAGCTGCCGGAGCCACCGCCGTGATGGCCCTCGAGCGCGTGCCCGCCGACATCCGCAAGGACGGTGGCGTGGCCCGCATGAGCGATCCCAGCATGATCAAAGAGATCATCGCCGCCGTGACCATTCCGGTGATGGCCAAAGCCCGCATCGGGCACTTTGTGGAAGCCCAGATTTTGCAGTCGCTCGGGGTGGATTTCATTGACGAATCCGAAGTGCTGACCCCCGCCGACGAGAGCTACCACATTGAAAAAAGTAAATTCAACGTGCCGTTTGTCTGCGGAGCCAAAAACTTGGGCGAAGCGCTCAGGCGAATCGGTGAGGGAGCCAGCATGATCCGCACCAAAGGCGAAGCCGGTACCGGCGATGTGGTGGAAGCGGTGCGGCACGCCCGAAATATCCTGGGCGAAATTCGCAGCATTCAGGCCCGCCCCAGCGAGGAACTGATGTCGGTGGCCCGCGACCTCCAAGCGCCTTACCACTTGGTGCAGTATGTCCACCAGTACGGCAAGCTGCCGGTGGTCAACTTCGCGGCGGGCGGCATCGCTACGCCTGCGGACGCGGCGCTGATGATGCAGCTCGGCTTAGACGGGGTATTCGTCGGCAGCGGCATCTTCAAGAGCGGCGGCGGAGACCTCGCCCAAATTGAAAAGCGTGCCCGCGCCATCGTCAAGGCCGTGACCCACTTCGACAACCCCGATATTCTGGCCGAGGTCAGCGAGAATCTGGGCTTGCCAATGACCGGTATCAATATCGATTCGCTGATTCCCGAAGAAAGACTGGCCAGCCGGGGTTGGTAA
- a CDS encoding HDIG domain-containing metalloprotein, with protein MLRRHKFSVLHWPVFPPAAVLVGGAARDLLRGAVPKDYDWAAPDPAAAARLIAANPFVESSIAANPADTNSAATNSVASKRGAAFALDEQRQYWRAVVDGVQHDFVPLPADLESELLRRDFTVNALAIYENGQVSDPTGGLRDLGRRSLRMVSEQNLRGDPLRLLRAARLATTLGFGLEAQTKAAVQRLARDPALPLPAAERIGAELNALMLSAEAAAGMLLLRELGLLELYLPELLEGAGLIQGGFHHLDVLDHNIEALHQLLARFPGADLALRWATLLHDIGKPRTKGVHPETGRSTYYGHAELGANLAARRLERLKQPRALVERVRALIHAHMVHLPANEREARRFVHRRRDVLPDLLWLMLADREASRGPQSTPATRHAYQLGFERILAALEEQPPAPAPLLTGREIMKLLNLEAGPVVGRAVRTLAEAAALGDVATPDEARAFLLAHLAACAPADVPNG; from the coding sequence ATGCTGCGCCGCCACAAATTCTCTGTTCTTCACTGGCCCGTTTTCCCGCCCGCTGCCGTGCTGGTCGGCGGCGCGGCCCGCGACTTACTGCGCGGCGCAGTGCCAAAAGACTACGACTGGGCCGCGCCCGATCCGGCAGCAGCGGCCCGCCTGATTGCTGCAAACCCATTCGTTGAAAGCTCAATCGCCGCAAATCCAGCTGATACGAACTCAGCCGCTACAAATTCAGTCGCTTCAAAGCGCGGCGCGGCCTTTGCCCTCGATGAACAGCGCCAATACTGGCGGGCTGTCGTTGACGGCGTGCAGCACGACTTTGTGCCGCTGCCTGCTGATCTGGAAAGCGAGCTGTTGCGGCGCGATTTCACCGTCAATGCGCTGGCGATTTACGAGAATGGGCAAGTCAGCGATCCCACAGGCGGACTGCGCGATCTGGGGCGGCGCAGCTTAAGGATGGTCAGCGAGCAGAACTTGCGCGGAGACCCTCTGCGGCTGCTGCGGGCGGCGCGGCTGGCCACCACGCTGGGCTTTGGCTTGGAGGCGCAGACCAAAGCCGCCGTGCAGCGCCTCGCCCGAGACCCGGCTCTGCCACTGCCCGCCGCTGAGCGAATCGGTGCCGAACTCAACGCCTTGATGCTCAGCGCTGAGGCCGCCGCCGGGATGCTGCTGCTGCGCGAACTTGGCTTGCTGGAGCTGTACCTGCCGGAGCTGCTGGAGGGCGCGGGCCTCATCCAAGGCGGCTTTCACCATCTCGACGTGCTCGATCACAACATCGAAGCGCTGCACCAACTTCTCGCCCGCTTCCCCGGCGCTGATTTGGCGCTGCGCTGGGCCACCCTGCTTCACGACATCGGCAAGCCGCGCACCAAAGGCGTTCACCCAGAAACCGGACGAAGCACTTACTACGGCCACGCCGAGCTAGGCGCGAACTTGGCGGCACGACGCTTGGAGCGCCTCAAACAGCCCCGCGCCCTTGTCGAGCGGGTCAGGGCGCTGATTCACGCCCACATGGTTCACCTGCCTGCCAACGAGCGCGAGGCGAGGCGCTTCGTTCACCGCCGCCGAGACGTGCTGCCCGATTTGCTTTGGCTGATGCTGGCCGACCGCGAAGCTTCACGTGGGCCGCAGAGTACGCCCGCCACCCGCCACGCTTACCAACTCGGCTTTGAGCGCATACTGGCCGCCCTCGAAGAGCAGCCGCCCGCCCCCGCGCCGCTGCTGACCGGGCGCGAGATCATGAAGCTGCTGAACTTGGAAGCGGGGCCAGTTGTGGGCCGGGCCGTGCGGACGCTGGCCGAGGCCGCCGCGCTGGGCGATGTAGCAACGCCGGATGAAGCGCGGGCCTTTTTGCTGGCTCATCTAGCCGCCTGTGCGCCCGCCGACGTTCCAAACGGGTAA
- a CDS encoding alpha/beta fold hydrolase has protein sequence MNDTAQAPTQKGRSHFTTIRGLRTHARVYGESHKEAILVIPGLGCAAWMYRRIARTLSRWRQVWVYDPPGHGFSAGTLAYPAHIGQLTDHLALWMQANRLAGSPLLGHSLGGEVIIDLAVRYPQLAGPLIACAPTGIPENPNVAAQIIRLTLDLPRERVGLWPYGLASYFRTGPLRFYQLAQDQYNHDTGPLLPLVKSPVLVINGTADPVIRLWTLLEMARSIPGARTVEVAGGTHALTDSRPIEVAMHTLDFLEDLAGR, from the coding sequence ATGAACGATACGGCTCAGGCCCCCACCCAAAAAGGCCGTTCTCATTTCACCACCATTCGCGGTCTGCGCACCCACGCCCGCGTGTACGGAGAGAGCCACAAAGAAGCCATCTTGGTGATTCCCGGACTCGGCTGCGCGGCGTGGATGTACCGCCGCATCGCCCGCACCTTGTCGCGCTGGCGGCAGGTCTGGGTGTATGACCCGCCGGGGCACGGTTTCTCGGCGGGGACGCTGGCTTATCCGGCACATATCGGGCAGCTCACCGATCATCTGGCGCTGTGGATGCAGGCCAACCGGCTGGCGGGTTCGCCGCTGTTGGGGCACTCGCTGGGCGGCGAGGTCATCATTGATCTGGCGGTGCGCTATCCGCAGTTGGCCGGCCCGCTGATCGCCTGTGCTCCGACCGGCATTCCTGAAAACCCCAACGTGGCGGCGCAGATTATTCGGCTGACTTTGGACTTGCCGCGTGAGCGGGTGGGCCTGTGGCCTTACGGCTTGGCCTCTTATTTCCGCACCGGCCCGCTGCGCTTTTATCAATTGGCCCAAGATCAGTACAACCACGACACCGGCCCACTGTTGCCGCTGGTCAAGTCGCCTGTTTTGGTGATCAATGGCACCGCCGACCCGGTGATTCGGCTGTGGACGCTCCTCGAAATGGCCCGCAGCATTCCCGGTGCCCGCACGGTGGAAGTCGCGGGCGGGACTCACGCCCTGACCGACTCGCGCCCGATTGAAGTGGCCATGCACACGCTCGACTTTTTGGAAGACTTGGCAGGACGCTAG
- a CDS encoding glycoside hydrolase family 13 protein, translated as MSIRTPDWVKDAVFYQIFPDRFARSGRQNLNLHLQDWGAPPTLHDYMGGDLWGVIERLDHIQSLGINALYFCPVFQSASNHRYHTHDYFKVDPMLGGDEALRSLIDAAHARGMKVVLDGVFNHASRGFFQFNDLLEQGEHSAYRDWFHVSAWPLFPYEHQHPANYEAWWGNRALPKFNTDDRSVREFLWSVAEYWMRWGIDGWRLDVPNEINDDSFWQEFRRRVKAINPEAYIVGEIWGDAQRWLGGDQFDAVMNYNFTRPCLAYFGAQTLDNAMNEASGTGYVSPMDAAAFAGRMSEVTRMYDSEVVQAQLNLLDSHDTARFLSVVSGDVSALTLATTFQMTYVGAPSVYYGDEIGLAGGPDPDCRRAFPWSEPQTWNREIMHHLQMLTAARHHSKALRRGSFDVLHAEGELLAYRRECGGECAYVLLNTGQQASDIALDNLAAGQYRDALSGRSYGVGQQQRFSVPGRGALVLVQGL; from the coding sequence GTGAGTATCCGCACGCCCGATTGGGTCAAAGACGCCGTGTTTTACCAAATCTTCCCCGACCGCTTTGCCCGCAGTGGCCGCCAAAACCTGAATCTGCACCTGCAAGACTGGGGTGCGCCGCCCACCTTGCACGACTACATGGGCGGCGATCTGTGGGGCGTCATCGAGCGCCTCGACCACATCCAGAGCCTGGGCATCAACGCCCTGTATTTTTGTCCGGTCTTTCAATCGGCCAGCAACCACCGCTATCACACCCACGACTATTTCAAAGTCGATCCGATGCTGGGCGGTGATGAAGCGCTTCGCAGCTTGATCGACGCCGCCCACGCACGCGGCATGAAAGTGGTGCTGGACGGCGTGTTCAACCACGCTTCACGCGGATTTTTCCAGTTCAACGATCTGCTTGAGCAAGGAGAGCACAGCGCTTACCGGGACTGGTTTCACGTCAGCGCTTGGCCGCTGTTTCCCTACGAGCATCAGCACCCCGCCAACTATGAAGCGTGGTGGGGCAACCGGGCGCTGCCCAAATTCAACACCGATGACCGCTCGGTGCGCGAGTTTTTGTGGAGCGTGGCCGAATACTGGATGCGCTGGGGCATCGACGGCTGGCGTTTGGACGTACCCAATGAGATCAACGACGATTCGTTTTGGCAAGAATTTCGCCGCCGGGTCAAGGCGATTAACCCCGAAGCCTACATCGTGGGCGAAATCTGGGGCGACGCCCAGCGCTGGCTCGGCGGCGACCAGTTCGACGCGGTGATGAACTACAACTTCACCCGCCCCTGTTTGGCGTATTTCGGCGCTCAGACGCTCGATAACGCCATGAACGAAGCGTCCGGCACCGGGTACGTGTCCCCGATGGACGCTGCCGCCTTCGCGGGCCGGATGAGCGAAGTCACCCGGATGTACGACTCGGAAGTGGTGCAGGCCCAGCTCAATTTGCTCGACAGCCACGACACCGCGAGGTTTCTGAGCGTGGTCAGCGGCGACGTGAGCGCCCTGACGCTGGCGACCACCTTTCAGATGACTTATGTGGGCGCTCCCTCGGTGTATTACGGCGACGAGATCGGCTTGGCAGGCGGCCCTGACCCGGATTGCCGCCGCGCTTTTCCTTGGTCGGAGCCGCAGACCTGGAACCGCGAGATCATGCACCATCTTCAGATGCTGACAGCGGCCCGCCATCACAGTAAAGCCCTTCGGCGCGGCTCTTTTGACGTGCTGCACGCAGAGGGCGAGTTGCTGGCTTACCGGCGCGAGTGCGGCGGCGAGTGCGCTTATGTGCTGCTCAACACCGGCCAGCAGGCCAGCGATATAGCGCTGGACAACCTCGCAGCGGGTCAGTACCGCGACGCGCTGAGCGGGCGCAGTTACGGCGTGGGCCAGCAGCAGCGTTTCAGCGTGCCGGGGCGCGGGGCGTTGGTGTTGGTGCAGGGGCTGTAG
- the pdxT gene encoding pyridoxal 5'-phosphate synthase glutaminase subunit PdxT, producing MNSPPTIGVLALQGAFREHKRLLQTLGAHVIEVRLPHQLGGLSGLILPGGESTTIGNLMVEYGLISAIQEFHAAGGAIFGTCAGAILLARTIHGTPPQFGEQPSLDLMDITVQRNAFGRQVDSFRTPLDVSGFETPFPAVFIRAPVIAAVGEGVEVLARHQDQIVLARQGNVLAGSFHPELTGDARIHELFLNMNRSAQAVGSGL from the coding sequence ATGAACTCACCACCCACCATCGGCGTCTTGGCCCTTCAGGGAGCGTTCCGCGAACACAAGCGCCTGCTCCAGACCCTCGGCGCACACGTCATCGAAGTCCGACTGCCGCATCAACTCGGAGGGCTGTCCGGCCTAATTTTGCCGGGCGGCGAAAGCACCACCATCGGCAATTTAATGGTGGAATACGGCCTCATCAGCGCTATTCAGGAGTTTCACGCGGCGGGCGGAGCCATCTTCGGCACCTGCGCGGGAGCCATTTTGCTGGCCCGCACTATTCACGGCACACCGCCGCAGTTCGGAGAGCAGCCCAGCCTCGATTTGATGGACATCACCGTGCAGCGCAACGCCTTTGGCCGTCAGGTGGACTCATTCCGCACTCCTCTGGACGTCTCGGGGTTTGAAACGCCGTTTCCCGCCGTCTTTATCCGCGCTCCTGTCATTGCGGCAGTGGGAGAGGGCGTCGAAGTGCTGGCCCGTCACCAAGACCAGATCGTGCTGGCCCGCCAAGGCAATGTGCTGGCCGGAAGCTTCCACCCCGAACTGACCGGAGACGCCCGCATCCATGAACTGTTTTTGAACATGAACCGGAGCGCTCAAGCGGTGGGGAGCGGACTTTAG
- a CDS encoding peptidoglycan DD-metalloendopeptidase family protein, whose amino-acid sequence MVLFGYFKCFAHVKGFGGALRHAVPVRQTKTQLKAAILGLALLGAAQAAKPPFPFLAAAPLADPLNLTRLKGVQVPAAFLIPKRAALPTGPSSALVIAQSRERPGQIAERYGVGLSALKVLRGGAEQTPSGLPLRAGQVVRVALRLTLPVSRRPSSIKTVTVAYGDTLSHLMQRSNLSERELISANLELGSLDKLAVGTRLNIPTAETGLLIRIKPGQTAADLIAAYHAAPLAVARANAIKLPTELSVGDELLLPGIYADSLHEELLARRLRAIQQAKAAVLLAQYQQFEAWKAARLAERQRRFDAYQTWLKSPERLALIAKYQRQAQYDAWTAQQAAEAAAKEAEYQAFLTQQAAEDATRTQQIKTQMLDLASSDPRPQMQAALSAEQNAPDLHLRWPLEHPRLTSRFGEEDIEFHVEQFHGGLDMVEPTGTPIYAAQAGEVTKSGEGAYGINVYTVDADLNLAVVYGHLSQTAVETGQSVKQGDLIGYVGCTGECTGPHLHFELRLGGTPVDPLAFLP is encoded by the coding sequence TTGGTTTTGTTCGGTTATTTCAAATGTTTTGCTCACGTCAAAGGCTTCGGGGGCGCATTGCGGCACGCCGTTCCAGTTCGACAAACCAAAACCCAGCTCAAGGCGGCGATCTTGGGCTTGGCTTTGTTGGGAGCGGCTCAAGCGGCCAAACCGCCGTTTCCCTTTCTTGCTGCTGCGCCGCTGGCCGATCCGCTGAATTTGACGCGGCTCAAAGGGGTGCAGGTGCCAGCGGCGTTCTTGATCCCAAAACGGGCCGCCCTGCCCACTGGCCCCAGCAGCGCCCTGGTGATCGCCCAGTCTCGTGAGCGGCCTGGGCAGATCGCTGAGCGCTACGGCGTGGGCCTGAGCGCCCTCAAGGTGCTCAGAGGCGGCGCTGAGCAAACGCCCTCGGGCCTGCCGCTCCGTGCCGGTCAGGTGGTGCGGGTGGCCTTGCGGCTCACCTTGCCCGTGAGCCGCCGGCCCAGCAGCATCAAAACCGTGACGGTGGCTTACGGCGATACCCTCAGCCATTTGATGCAGCGCTCCAATCTCTCGGAACGCGAACTGATCAGCGCCAACCTTGAACTCGGCAGCCTCGATAAACTGGCTGTCGGTACCCGGCTCAACATTCCCACCGCCGAGACGGGCCTGCTGATCCGCATCAAGCCCGGCCAGACGGCGGCGGATTTGATTGCGGCTTACCACGCCGCACCTTTGGCCGTGGCCCGCGCCAACGCCATCAAACTGCCCACCGAACTCAGCGTCGGTGACGAACTGCTGCTGCCGGGCATTTACGCCGACTCACTGCACGAAGAGCTGCTCGCCCGCCGCCTGAGGGCCATTCAGCAGGCCAAAGCCGCCGTACTGCTGGCCCAGTATCAGCAGTTCGAAGCGTGGAAGGCCGCCCGCTTGGCCGAGCGCCAGCGCCGATTTGACGCTTACCAAACGTGGCTGAAAAGTCCTGAGCGCCTCGCGTTGATTGCCAAGTACCAGCGCCAAGCCCAGTACGACGCTTGGACGGCCCAGCAAGCCGCTGAAGCGGCGGCCAAGGAAGCCGAGTACCAAGCCTTCCTTACTCAGCAAGCCGCCGAGGACGCGACCAGAACGCAGCAGATCAAAACCCAGATGCTTGACTTGGCCAGCAGCGATCCGCGCCCGCAGATGCAGGCCGCGCTGAGTGCCGAGCAAAATGCCCCCGATTTGCATCTTCGCTGGCCGCTCGAACACCCACGCCTGACCAGCCGATTTGGCGAAGAAGACATTGAGTTTCACGTCGAGCAGTTTCACGGCGGCCTCGATATGGTCGAACCCACCGGCACGCCGATTTACGCTGCCCAAGCCGGTGAAGTCACCAAAAGTGGCGAGGGCGCTTACGGCATCAATGTCTATACCGTTGACGCTGATCTCAACCTCGCCGTCGTCTACGGCCACCTGAGCCAGACAGCGGTGGAGACCGGGCAGAGCGTCAAGCAGGGCGACCTCATCGGCTACGTGGGCTGCACCGGCGAATGCACCGGGCCGCACCTGCATTTCGAGCTGCGACTGGGCGGCACGCCGGTTGATCCGCTGGCTTTTTTGCCTTAG